The Streptococcus viridans genome contains the following window.
ACCAAGTTCTCCACCTTCGTGGATAGATCCTGGAGTTTCAGGTGCCGCGTGAGATGCAATCCCTCCTGGGAATGAGAAGATTTTACATAGGTGTTTAAATCCTTCTTCATTTTGTGGGATATTTGGATTCAATTCTGTGTAAGAACCATCTAAGTAAGAGTTGGACACCATAACTTGTCCACCATGACCTGGTCCTTCAATGTAGAACATATCCAAGTCATACTTGTTGATTGCACGGTTCAAGTGTGCGTAAATAAAGTTTTGTCCAGGTACAGTTCCCCAATGTCCGATTGGGTGAGCTTTCAAATCGTTTTCAACCACTTCACGTTTCAACAACGGGTTGTCTTTTAAGTACATTTGAGCAGCTGAAATATAGTTTGCTGCGCGCCACCACGCATCCACTTTATCCAAGTATGCTTTGCTGTTAAAATCAACAGTCATATTGTCTCCTCTCAAATTCTAGCTATGATTCTGATGAATTAGAATCCAGTGCAAGTATTTAGGTTATAAACATTCTGTTTCACTAACATGAAGACAGAATGAGCGCGAACCAAATTTAATTCAATTCTTTTCTATTCTATCAATAATTTATCTTTTTGTATATAGAAAAAATTAAAAAAAATATAGTTTTTTATAAAAAGTTACAAATCTCTTTTAAAATCAAACCATTTTTCAATCATTTTACAGACAGCTTTTGGGTAAAACTACTAAAAAGCCTTAGAAATCAGCCGTCTATAAATTTCCTTGTCACATAAAATCTTTCATGATATACTTTAGATATCAAACTAAAGGAGGTCGATATGATTAAGGAAAAACGCAATAAAGGATTTGTTTCAGGTCTGGTGCTTGCCCTTGTCTTCCTAGCATTCGCAGGATTAATATTTTCATTATGGATTCGTCACCAAAATCCTGCTACTAGCTTTGCTAAGGCAGAAAAGTCTGGGGATCCTGTAACGATGCAAGTCTATGATATTTATCCAGAACCTGTCGGAACTGTGGACAAAAGGCATGTACTCTATATTGTCCAATACGATAACCAAAATGATGGTAAGTATGCAGGGATCGAAACCAAAAAAGACGATGCGACGATTAAAGAAATCATTGATAAAGCGAAGAATGGGGAACTGCAGACCGATCCTTATCAACTAAAGGGAACGCAATTAGCCCCTTTGGCAAAGGATAGCAAGAATACATCTCGCAATGGTCGCCTTGTCGGTTATAGTGAGTACATCCATTCCCTCCTTGACCCGACTTCTGTCGTGTCACTCAATATGACGACCAACTATTATCTAAGCCTTACGGAATATAACAAAGACTCCTTATTCCTCTTGCTAGGTTCAGTTGCTTTAGCTGGACTTACCATTACAATGGTTGTAGCCAGCTTCTCTGTTCGGAAACGGACCATTGCTTCCTATCAGGAACTCCACCAAAACTATCCCGAACTCCAAGGAGATCTAAACCGTTTGGCTGATGAGGCCAGTTACTACAATCAAGACTTAAAAGTTATCTTATACAAAAATCATTTGATCACCTATTTCAGAGGAACGCAAACGATTGATTTACGAGATGTTCAACAACTATACTTACATGTCACTCGAGTTCGTCAATCAGGTATTGCCCGCTCTATCTTCCAATTGTGCTACATCCGCAAGGACAAGCCAAAGAAACAGCACCGCCTAGCCATTAAAAATAAGAAGAACGCTGAAGAACAACTCTACACTCTCTTTGCACAGGTGTCTGAGCGATTCCCAGATGTCAAGGTTGGAATTTAAAGCTTTCTAACTCCTCTTTTGAAATACTTTTCTAAGCCCTAAAAACCCCTCATCAACCAATTCTGATGAGGGGGTTTTTCTATTTAGGTCACATTTAAAACGAAGAAAATTAAATCACTTTCTTACCATTCTTATAGACATCTGTCACTAGGTTGGTCGCAAAGAAATAGAAGAGATAATCTAGATTTGGTGCGTCATAAATCGTGATATCAGCTTGTTTTCCAACATCGAAAGAGCCAATCGTTTTGGCACGATCTACTGAGTAGGCTGCATTGATGGTCACTGCATTGAGAATTTCCACTGGAGTTAGGCGCATCATGAAGCAACCAAGGTGCATAGCAAACTGGAGATTGGCTGTCGGACAGGATCCTGGATTGCTGTCTGTTGTTAGGGTAATAGCCATGCCAGCGTCCAACATCTTACGAGCTGGTGCATAGGTATCTTCCATGAGGCTGAAGGTTGTTGCAGGCAAAAGATTTCCAATAACTTTTGCTTTTGCTAGTTTTTGAATACCCTCATCAGTAATGACCATCAAGTGTTCTGCACTGGTAGATTCCAATTCGGCTGCTACATCCACGCCACCAATGGACTCAATTTCATCCGCATGAATTCGTAATTTGAAGCCCATTTCCTTGGCTTTCGACAGAAGATAGCGTGATTCATCCGCTGTAAAGACACCCTTTTCACAGAAGATGTCACAGAATTCAGCCAGATTGTCTTCTTTTACCTTTGGAAGCATTTGTTCAATAATCAGATCTAAATACTCTTGAGAACGGCCCTTGTACTCTGTCGGGATCGCATGAGCTGCCATAAAGGTTGAAACCAGATCAATTTCATGGTCTCGGTCCAAGGCTGCTACTACATCTAATTGGCGTTTTTCCGTTTCCCAATCCAAACCGTAACCACTCTTGGCTTCAACAGTTGTCACCCCATGGCGCAACATATAATCCAACAGTCGTTTGGATTTGTCATAAAGGTTG
Protein-coding sequences here:
- the hutI gene encoding imidazolonepropionase — its product is MSADVILTHFNQLFCPNDLGHPLYGKEMAEAKILSDAYIAIKDGKVLAVGTGQPDPELMDAHTEVKSCEGKVATPGLIDCHTHLVYGGSREHEFAKKLAGVSYLDILAQGGGILSTVRATREASFDNLYDKSKRLLDYMLRHGVTTVEAKSGYGLDWETEKRQLDVVAALDRDHEIDLVSTFMAAHAIPTEYKGRSQEYLDLIIEQMLPKVKEDNLAEFCDIFCEKGVFTADESRYLLSKAKEMGFKLRIHADEIESIGGVDVAAELESTSAEHLMVITDEGIQKLAKAKVIGNLLPATTFSLMEDTYAPARKMLDAGMAITLTTDSNPGSCPTANLQFAMHLGCFMMRLTPVEILNAVTINAAYSVDRAKTIGSFDVGKQADITIYDAPNLDYLFYFFATNLVTDVYKNGKKVI